A part of Variovorax sp. HW608 genomic DNA contains:
- a CDS encoding glycine zipper domain-containing protein: MTATTNLEEAANAVAEDIASDVRGVLASKDLDSVPHIKALRQRIDSKLAIARELAAEKSRIAAKKAREAASSANAYAHDEPWQIAGAALAVGVLVGLLLGRR, from the coding sequence ATGACTGCAACCACCAATCTCGAAGAGGCGGCAAACGCTGTAGCGGAAGACATCGCAAGCGACGTGCGCGGTGTGCTCGCCAGCAAGGATCTCGACTCCGTCCCTCACATCAAGGCCCTTCGCCAGCGCATCGACAGCAAGCTGGCGATCGCCCGCGAGCTGGCTGCCGAAAAGAGCCGCATCGCCGCCAAGAAGGCGCGGGAGGCCGCCAGCTCGGCCAACGCCTACGCACACGACGAGCCCTGGCAGATCGCCGGCGCTGCGCTGGCAGTGGGCGTCCTGGTGGGCCTGCTGCTTGGCCGCCGCTGA
- a CDS encoding glutaredoxin family protein has translation MKHHSAIAGLALLLVATSSFAQAVYRQVDKDGRVSFSDQPPTASSQPATPRAGNTVGSAAGLPYELRQVAQRYPVTLYTGEECGPCGAARSLLTTRGVPFSERTVKSNEDIAALQRLSGQIGVPLLTIGSQQLKGFSDSEWSQYLDAAGYPKSSQLPASYQNPPAQPLVALAPAAKPAAEASAPAATPAPAAPSSGPSPSNPAGIKF, from the coding sequence ATGAAACACCACTCTGCCATCGCCGGCCTCGCCTTGCTGCTGGTCGCCACCTCGTCCTTCGCGCAAGCGGTCTATCGCCAGGTCGACAAGGACGGCCGGGTCAGCTTCTCCGACCAGCCGCCGACGGCCTCTTCGCAACCCGCCACGCCGCGAGCCGGCAACACGGTCGGTTCGGCCGCGGGGCTTCCCTACGAATTGCGGCAGGTGGCCCAGCGCTATCCGGTCACGCTCTATACCGGCGAAGAGTGCGGCCCGTGCGGTGCGGCGCGTTCGCTCCTGACGACGCGCGGCGTGCCATTCAGCGAACGCACGGTCAAGAGCAACGAGGACATCGCCGCCCTGCAACGCCTGAGCGGCCAGATCGGCGTGCCGCTGCTGACCATCGGCTCGCAGCAGCTCAAGGGCTTCTCGGACAGCGAGTGGTCGCAGTACCTCGACGCCGCGGGCTATCCGAAGAGTTCGCAGTTGCCGGCGAGCTATCAGAATCCGCCGGCCCAGCCGCTGGTGGCCCTGGCGCCCGCCGCCAAGCCTGCCGCTGAAGCGTCCGCGCCTGCCGCCACCCCGGCACCCGCGGCCCCGTCGAGCGGGCCGTCGCCGAGCAATCCCGCCGGCATCAAGTTCTAG
- a CDS encoding phage holin family protein encodes MRLSSLFGIKSQLRRLRILIGEGALAAEDRAELLRFAWEDEKKRLRWMLGLVIAVAGLTTIAIALLSVAIVVHFWDTPQRAVAAWLVAAVWVALWLASVVALLSMTGKSSAAFEPVLREFERDRAWLRESLGKAKPGAAPREPRPHTREELQARIEKQRVRIATLEAASSRQGEAPVPNESSSAVAMRIAREHPVAAGVAVAAVVAVLGPRRIVRWASVIVPVLWRMR; translated from the coding sequence ATGAGGCTGTCGTCGCTGTTCGGGATCAAGTCCCAGCTGCGGCGCCTGCGCATCCTGATCGGTGAGGGCGCCCTGGCGGCCGAAGACCGGGCCGAACTGCTGCGCTTTGCCTGGGAAGACGAGAAGAAGCGCCTGCGATGGATGCTCGGACTCGTCATTGCGGTGGCCGGACTCACCACGATCGCGATCGCGCTGCTCTCGGTGGCGATCGTCGTCCACTTCTGGGACACGCCGCAGCGCGCGGTCGCCGCCTGGCTGGTGGCGGCGGTCTGGGTGGCGCTCTGGCTGGCCTCGGTGGTGGCTCTGCTGTCGATGACGGGCAAGTCGTCGGCGGCGTTCGAGCCGGTCCTTCGCGAGTTCGAGCGCGACCGCGCATGGCTGCGTGAAAGCCTTGGAAAGGCCAAGCCGGGCGCGGCACCGCGCGAGCCCCGACCGCACACACGCGAGGAATTGCAGGCGCGCATCGAAAAGCAGCGCGTGCGCATTGCCACGCTCGAAGCCGCTTCGTCGCGACAGGGAGAAGCGCCGGTGCCGAACGAAAGCTCCAGCGCGGTGGCGATGCGCATCGCGCGCGAGCACCCGGTCGCGGCCGGCGTGGCTGTCGCGGCGGTGGTCGCCGTCCTCGGGCCGCGCCGCATCGTGCGCTGGGCCAGCGTGATCGTCCCGGTGCTCTGGCGGATGCGCTGA
- a CDS encoding stereocilin, whose protein sequence is MATSPDLPPPITPDPPDVPELPVEPDEGPATPPGDLALPKTASAGKAG, encoded by the coding sequence ATGGCCACCAGTCCAGATCTTCCGCCTCCCATCACGCCCGACCCACCGGACGTTCCCGAGCTTCCCGTCGAGCCCGACGAAGGACCCGCGACGCCGCCCGGCGATCTCGCGCTGCCGAAGACCGCATCCGCCGGCAAGGCGGGGTGA
- the rpiA gene encoding ribose-5-phosphate isomerase RpiA, with protein MTSPAPAPAPTQDELKAQVGRAALDFVVKGEIVGVGTGSTVNKFIDALATIKSQIRGAVSSSVASTERLRALGIPVFDSNEVEELAVYIDGADEIDGRGYMIKGGGAALTREKIVAAQSRRFVCIADASKLVNTLGAFPLPVEVIPMATQRVMRQFARLGGQAQVRQKDGAPLVTDNGQHIVDVTGLRITDPLGFETEVNQWPGVVTVGVFARQRASVCLLGTSSGVRTMRFG; from the coding sequence ATGACTTCTCCCGCTCCTGCACCGGCCCCGACCCAGGACGAACTCAAGGCGCAAGTTGGCCGTGCCGCACTGGATTTCGTCGTCAAGGGCGAGATCGTCGGCGTCGGCACCGGCTCGACCGTGAACAAGTTCATCGACGCGCTCGCCACCATCAAGTCGCAGATCCGGGGGGCAGTTTCCAGCTCGGTGGCATCGACCGAGCGGCTTCGGGCGCTGGGCATCCCGGTCTTCGACAGCAATGAGGTCGAGGAGCTCGCGGTCTACATCGACGGCGCCGACGAGATCGACGGCCGCGGCTACATGATCAAGGGCGGCGGCGCGGCGCTGACGCGGGAGAAGATCGTGGCCGCCCAGTCCCGGCGCTTCGTATGCATCGCGGATGCGTCCAAGCTCGTCAATACGCTGGGGGCGTTTCCGCTGCCGGTGGAGGTGATCCCGATGGCGACGCAGCGGGTGATGCGCCAGTTCGCCCGCCTCGGTGGGCAGGCCCAGGTGCGGCAGAAGGACGGGGCGCCGCTGGTGACGGACAACGGCCAGCACATCGTCGACGTGACCGGCCTGCGGATCACCGATCCGCTCGGCTTCGAGACCGAGGTGAACCAGTGGCCCGGCGTCGTCACGGTGGGGGTCTTCGCCCGCCAGCGGGCCAGCGTGTGCCTGCTGGGCACCTCGTCCGGCGTGCGGACGATGCGCTTCGGCTGA
- a CDS encoding NAD(P)/FAD-dependent oxidoreductase, which yields MDEFDCAVIGAGVVGLAVARALALQGRDVIVLEAEGAIGTGTSSRNSEVIHAGIYYPKGSLKARLCVEGKKLLYDYARERSVPHRRCGKLIVATSETQVEQLTGIMAKAAANGVDDMVLLSGEEARAMEPQLACTAALLSPSTGIVDSHAFMLSLQGDLEHAGGVVALKSGVASARCEGGGIVLVTADGTHLRCASVVNAAGLAAPALARRFEGLPSESLPQAFYAKGNYFTLAGRAPFSRLIYPVPEAAGLGVHLTLDLGGQAKFGPDVQWVDRPDDLVVDPARGQGFYAEVRKYWPGLPDGALLPGYAGMRPKISGPTQAPADFMIAGPADHGIAGLVNLFGIESPGLTSSLAIARQVAGLLS from the coding sequence ATGGATGAATTCGATTGCGCCGTCATCGGCGCCGGCGTGGTCGGTCTGGCCGTGGCGCGGGCCCTCGCCTTGCAGGGGCGCGATGTCATCGTGCTGGAAGCCGAGGGCGCCATCGGCACCGGCACGAGCTCGCGCAACAGCGAGGTGATCCACGCCGGCATCTACTACCCAAAGGGCTCGTTGAAGGCCCGGCTGTGCGTGGAGGGCAAGAAGCTGCTCTACGACTATGCCCGCGAGCGCAGCGTGCCGCATCGCCGCTGCGGCAAGCTCATCGTCGCGACCTCCGAGACGCAAGTCGAACAGCTCACCGGGATCATGGCCAAGGCGGCCGCCAATGGCGTGGACGACATGGTCCTGCTCTCGGGCGAGGAGGCGCGCGCGATGGAGCCGCAACTGGCATGCACCGCCGCGCTGCTTTCGCCGAGCACCGGCATCGTCGACAGTCATGCGTTCATGCTGAGCCTGCAGGGCGACCTGGAGCATGCAGGAGGCGTCGTGGCGCTGAAGTCGGGCGTCGCGAGCGCCCGGTGCGAGGGCGGGGGCATCGTGCTCGTGACCGCAGACGGCACGCACCTGCGCTGCGCCAGCGTGGTGAACGCCGCGGGACTCGCGGCCCCCGCATTGGCGCGGCGCTTCGAAGGGCTTCCTTCCGAATCGCTGCCGCAGGCCTTTTACGCGAAGGGAAATTACTTCACCCTGGCCGGGCGCGCACCTTTCAGCCGGTTGATCTATCCGGTCCCCGAGGCGGCGGGCCTCGGCGTGCATCTCACGCTGGACCTGGGCGGCCAGGCCAAGTTCGGGCCGGACGTCCAATGGGTGGATCGCCCGGACGACCTCGTGGTCGATCCCGCTCGCGGCCAGGGCTTTTACGCGGAGGTCCGCAAGTACTGGCCCGGACTGCCCGACGGCGCGCTCCTGCCCGGCTATGCGGGCATGCGGCCCAAGATCTCCGGCCCGACGCAGGCGCCTGCCGACTTCATGATCGCCGGGCCGGCCGACCACGGCATTGCGGGCCTCGTCAACCTGTTCGGGATCGAATCACCGGGCCTGACGAGCAGCCTGGCCATCGCACGTCAAGTGGCCGGACTTCTGTCGTAG
- the dnaQ gene encoding DNA polymerase III subunit epsilon yields the protein MTRQIVLDTETTGLSAENGDRIIELGCVELFNRKLTGNDLHIYFNPERESHEDALKVHGLTTDFLRDKPKFGTLANDIIEYLRDAELIIHNAAFDVGFLNKELELAGLPPLRSFVSEVTDTLAMAKSVYPGKRNSLDALCDRFGVDRSNRTFHGAKLDAQLLADVYINLTRGQDALLIDVATDEPKQGTVLVVDLRTFELPVLVAAEHELAEHEEVLVQLDKSSGGRTLFRKIGEMAVA from the coding sequence ATGACCCGGCAGATCGTCCTCGACACCGAAACCACCGGCCTTTCCGCCGAGAACGGCGACCGCATCATCGAACTGGGATGCGTCGAACTGTTCAATCGCAAGCTCACCGGCAACGACCTGCACATCTACTTCAATCCCGAGCGTGAAAGCCATGAAGACGCGCTCAAGGTGCACGGCCTGACCACCGACTTCCTGCGCGACAAGCCCAAGTTCGGCACGCTGGCGAACGACATCATCGAATACCTTCGCGACGCCGAGCTGATCATTCACAACGCGGCCTTCGACGTCGGCTTCCTGAACAAGGAACTCGAACTGGCGGGGCTGCCGCCGCTGCGCAGCTTCGTTTCGGAGGTGACCGACACGCTGGCGATGGCGAAGTCGGTGTACCCGGGCAAGCGCAATTCGCTGGATGCGCTTTGCGACCGCTTCGGTGTCGATCGCTCGAACCGGACCTTCCACGGCGCCAAGCTGGATGCACAGCTGCTCGCGGACGTCTACATCAATCTCACGCGCGGACAGGACGCGCTGCTGATCGACGTCGCGACCGACGAGCCGAAGCAGGGCACCGTCCTGGTCGTCGACCTGCGCACTTTCGAGCTGCCGGTGCTCGTTGCCGCGGAGCATGAACTGGCCGAGCACGAGGAAGTCCTGGTGCAGCTCGACAAAAGTAGCGGCGGCCGGACGCTATTTCGCAAAATCGGCGAAATGGCTGTGGCATAA
- a CDS encoding quinone-dependent dihydroorotate dehydrogenase: MPLPLPSSLYGLARPFLFGVDPEHAHEITLDALARTQNTPLACVYAAPRVEDRITLAGLTFPNRVGLAAGLDKNARCIDAFAAMGFGFVEVGTVTPKAQPGNPKPRMFRLPQQQALINRLGFNNEGLEAFIANVQRARFRRDASKLPMLLGLNIGKNAATPIERAVDDYLIGLDGVYPHADYVTINISSPNTANLRSLQSDEALDALLGAVADKREALAARQGRRVPLFVKIAPDLDEAQVKVIAATLLRHGMDGVIATNTTLSREAVAGLPHAEEAGGLSGAPVREASNRVIAQLRAALGSKFPIIGVGGVLSAADAKSKIDAGADVVQIYTGLIYRGPGLVRQVAQALRRGGA; encoded by the coding sequence ATGCCCCTGCCGTTGCCCTCGTCGCTTTATGGACTTGCACGTCCCTTCCTGTTCGGTGTCGACCCCGAGCACGCCCACGAAATCACCCTCGATGCGCTCGCGCGCACGCAGAACACGCCGCTCGCCTGCGTCTACGCCGCGCCGCGCGTGGAGGATCGGATCACGCTCGCGGGGCTGACCTTTCCCAACCGGGTCGGTCTCGCGGCCGGCCTCGACAAGAACGCGCGCTGCATCGATGCCTTCGCCGCGATGGGCTTCGGCTTCGTCGAAGTCGGGACCGTCACGCCCAAGGCACAGCCCGGCAATCCCAAGCCGCGCATGTTCCGGCTGCCGCAGCAGCAGGCGCTCATCAACCGCCTGGGGTTCAACAACGAAGGCCTCGAGGCCTTCATCGCGAACGTGCAACGCGCGCGTTTCCGCCGCGATGCCTCGAAGCTGCCGATGCTGCTCGGCCTCAACATCGGCAAGAACGCCGCCACGCCGATCGAACGCGCGGTGGACGACTACCTGATCGGCCTGGACGGCGTGTATCCGCATGCCGACTACGTGACGATCAACATTTCGAGCCCCAACACCGCGAACCTGCGTTCGCTGCAGAGCGACGAAGCCCTCGATGCACTGCTCGGCGCCGTGGCCGACAAGCGCGAGGCGCTCGCCGCGCGGCAAGGCCGGCGGGTGCCTCTCTTCGTGAAGATCGCGCCCGATCTCGACGAAGCCCAGGTCAAGGTGATCGCGGCGACGCTGCTGCGGCACGGGATGGACGGCGTCATCGCCACCAACACCACGCTGTCGCGCGAGGCCGTGGCGGGCTTGCCGCATGCCGAAGAGGCCGGCGGCCTGTCGGGCGCACCGGTCAGGGAAGCCAGCAATCGCGTCATCGCGCAGCTGCGGGCCGCCTTGGGAAGCAAGTTCCCGATCATCGGTGTCGGCGGCGTGCTGAGCGCGGCCGATGCGAAGTCGAAGATCGACGCCGGTGCGGACGTGGTGCAGATCTACACCGGATTGATCTATCGCGGGCCGGGGCTGGTCCGGCAGGTGGCCCAGGCGCTGCGCCGCGGCGGCGCCTGA
- the fdx gene encoding ISC system 2Fe-2S type ferredoxin, whose protein sequence is MPTIKILPHAEYCPEGAEISAPAGTSICEALLENNIHIEHACEMSCACTTCHVIVRKGLESLNDAEEEEEDLLDRAWGLEPQSRLSCQAILAQSDLTVEIPKYSINHAKENH, encoded by the coding sequence ATGCCCACGATCAAGATCCTTCCCCACGCCGAGTACTGTCCCGAGGGCGCCGAAATCAGCGCGCCCGCGGGCACCTCGATCTGCGAGGCCCTGCTCGAGAACAACATCCATATCGAGCACGCCTGCGAGATGAGCTGCGCCTGCACCACCTGCCACGTGATCGTGCGCAAGGGCCTCGAATCGCTGAACGACGCGGAGGAAGAGGAAGAGGACCTGCTCGACCGCGCCTGGGGCCTGGAGCCGCAGTCGCGCCTGAGCTGCCAGGCGATCCTTGCACAATCGGACCTCACGGTTGAAATTCCGAAGTACTCCATCAATCACGCCAAAGAAAATCATTGA
- a CDS encoding M3 family metallopeptidase, protein MATTDNPLLDFTDLPLFDRIRPAHVAPAVDALLADAEAALQSVTAPEFPADWLAISRVLDVASERFSRAWGAVGHLNAVADTPELRAAYNEAMPRVTAFWTRLGSDERLYAKYKAIDPATLNAEQRQAHHNAIRNFVLGGAELQGAAKVRFAEIQERQAELSQKFSEHALDATDAFAWYASIGELEGLPEDVISAARAAAEAEGKEGYKLTLKMPSYLPVMQFARSSALRERLYRAYVTRASELGDPAFDNTELIREILELRQEEAKLLGYPNFGELSIVPKMAESADQVIKFLRDLATKAKPYGERDLADLRVFAGEQLGIADPQPWDWSYIGEKLKEARYAFSDQEVKQYFTAPKVMAGLFKIVETLFEVSIRRDEAPVWHPGVQFYRIERNGQKVGQFYLDPSARPAKRGGAWMDDVRARWLRPDNGVLQTPVAQLVCNFAEGVDGKPPLLTHDDVTTLFHEFGHGLHHMLTQINERDVSGISGVEWDAVELPSQFMENFCWEWDVLAHMTSHVDTGEPLPRALFDKMTAAKNFQSGLQTLRQIEFSLFDMLLHTIYDATTAKPGDVLALLGKVREEVAVMPSPAFSRTPHTFSHIFSGGYAAGYYSYKWAEVLSADAYAAFEETAGAHGEPSIETGRKYRQAILEAGGSRTAMESFKAFRGREPQIDALLRHQGMTETQPA, encoded by the coding sequence ATGGCCACCACTGACAACCCCCTCCTCGACTTCACCGATCTCCCGCTCTTCGACCGGATCAGGCCAGCGCACGTCGCGCCGGCGGTCGACGCCTTGCTGGCCGACGCCGAAGCGGCGCTGCAGAGCGTGACCGCGCCGGAGTTCCCGGCGGACTGGCTGGCGATCTCGCGGGTGCTCGACGTCGCATCCGAGCGCTTCAGCCGCGCGTGGGGCGCGGTGGGCCACCTCAATGCGGTCGCCGATACGCCCGAGCTGCGCGCCGCCTACAACGAGGCGATGCCGCGCGTGACCGCCTTCTGGACGCGGCTCGGCTCCGACGAGCGCCTCTACGCCAAGTACAAGGCGATCGACCCCGCGACGCTCAACGCGGAACAGCGCCAGGCGCATCACAACGCGATCCGCAACTTCGTGCTGGGCGGTGCCGAGCTGCAGGGTGCCGCCAAGGTTCGCTTCGCCGAGATCCAGGAGCGCCAGGCCGAGCTGAGCCAGAAATTCAGCGAACACGCGCTCGATGCCACCGACGCTTTTGCCTGGTACGCATCGATCGGCGAGCTCGAGGGCCTGCCCGAAGACGTGATCAGCGCCGCCCGAGCGGCCGCCGAGGCCGAAGGCAAGGAAGGCTACAAGCTGACGCTGAAGATGCCCTCCTACCTGCCGGTGATGCAATTCGCCAGGAGCAGCGCACTGCGCGAGCGGCTCTACCGCGCCTACGTCACGCGCGCGAGCGAGCTCGGCGATCCGGCCTTCGACAACACCGAGCTGATCCGCGAGATCCTCGAACTGCGCCAGGAAGAAGCCAAGCTTCTCGGCTACCCGAATTTCGGCGAGCTCTCGATCGTGCCGAAGATGGCCGAATCGGCCGACCAGGTGATCAAGTTCCTGCGCGATCTGGCGACCAAGGCCAAGCCCTACGGCGAACGCGATCTGGCCGACCTGCGTGTCTTCGCGGGCGAGCAGCTCGGCATCGCCGATCCGCAGCCCTGGGACTGGAGCTACATCGGCGAGAAGCTCAAGGAAGCGCGCTATGCCTTCAGCGACCAGGAGGTCAAGCAGTACTTCACCGCGCCGAAGGTCATGGCGGGGCTGTTCAAGATCGTCGAGACGCTGTTCGAGGTGTCGATCCGCCGCGACGAGGCGCCGGTCTGGCATCCGGGCGTCCAGTTCTACCGCATCGAACGCAACGGACAGAAGGTCGGGCAGTTCTATCTCGATCCGTCGGCCCGGCCGGCCAAGCGTGGCGGCGCCTGGATGGACGACGTGCGCGCGCGCTGGCTGCGCCCCGACAACGGCGTGCTGCAGACGCCGGTCGCGCAGCTGGTCTGCAACTTCGCCGAGGGCGTCGACGGCAAGCCGCCGCTGCTCACGCACGACGACGTGACCACGCTCTTCCACGAGTTCGGCCATGGCCTGCACCACATGCTGACGCAGATCAACGAGCGCGATGTCTCGGGCATCAGCGGCGTGGAGTGGGACGCAGTCGAGCTGCCCAGCCAGTTCATGGAGAACTTCTGCTGGGAGTGGGATGTCCTCGCGCACATGACCTCGCACGTCGACACCGGCGAGCCCCTGCCACGCGCACTGTTCGACAAGATGACGGCGGCCAAGAACTTCCAGAGCGGCCTGCAGACCTTGCGGCAGATCGAGTTCTCGCTGTTCGACATGCTGCTGCACACCATCTACGACGCCACGACGGCCAAGCCGGGCGACGTGCTGGCCCTGCTCGGCAAGGTGCGCGAGGAAGTCGCGGTCATGCCGTCGCCGGCCTTCAGCCGCACGCCCCACACCTTCAGCCACATCTTCTCGGGCGGCTACGCGGCCGGCTACTACAGCTACAAGTGGGCCGAGGTGCTGAGCGCCGACGCCTACGCGGCCTTCGAGGAAACCGCCGGCGCCCACGGCGAGCCGAGCATCGAGACGGGTCGCAAGTACCGGCAAGCGATCCTCGAGGCGGGCGGCAGCCGCACCGCGATGGAGTCGTTCAAGGCCTTCCGCGGCCGCGAACCGCAGATCGATGCACTGTTGCGCCATCAGGGGATGACCGAGACGCAGCCGGCCTGA
- the folD gene encoding bifunctional methylenetetrahydrofolate dehydrogenase/methenyltetrahydrofolate cyclohydrolase FolD, which yields MTAQLIDGNALSRKIRADVSGRIAALKASGVEPTLAIVLVGDDPASQVYVKHKVNDSSETGLAANLERYPATMTEAELLARIHALNEDPKVHGILVQLPLPRHMDSHRVIEAISPTKDVDGFHVASAGALMVGQPGFWPCTPHGCMKMLESIGYDLRGKHAVVIGRSNIVGKPMAMMLLAKNATVTICHSATKDLGAITRQADVVVAAVGKRNILTADMVKPGAVIIDVGMNRKEDGKLAGDVDFDGVKEVASWITPVPGGVGPMTRAMLLANTLEAAERAAK from the coding sequence ATGACAGCCCAACTGATCGACGGCAATGCGCTGTCCCGAAAAATCCGCGCCGACGTCTCCGGCCGCATCGCGGCGCTCAAGGCGAGCGGCGTCGAACCCACGCTCGCGATCGTGCTGGTCGGAGACGATCCGGCGAGCCAGGTCTACGTGAAGCACAAGGTCAACGACAGCAGCGAAACGGGCCTTGCCGCCAATCTCGAGCGCTATCCGGCCACGATGACCGAGGCCGAGCTGCTCGCGCGCATCCACGCGCTCAACGAGGATCCCAAGGTGCACGGCATCCTGGTCCAGCTGCCGCTGCCGCGGCACATGGACAGCCACCGTGTCATCGAGGCGATCTCGCCGACCAAGGACGTGGACGGCTTCCACGTCGCCAGCGCCGGCGCCCTGATGGTCGGCCAGCCGGGCTTCTGGCCGTGCACGCCGCACGGCTGCATGAAGATGCTCGAATCGATCGGCTACGACCTGCGCGGCAAGCACGCGGTCGTCATCGGCCGCAGCAACATCGTGGGCAAGCCGATGGCGATGATGCTGCTGGCCAAGAACGCCACGGTCACCATCTGCCACAGCGCGACGAAGGACCTCGGCGCGATCACGCGCCAGGCCGACGTGGTGGTCGCCGCCGTCGGCAAGCGCAACATCCTGACGGCGGACATGGTCAAGCCCGGTGCGGTCATCATCGACGTCGGCATGAACCGCAAGGAAGACGGCAAGCTGGCGGGCGACGTGGATTTCGACGGCGTCAAGGAAGTCGCGAGCTGGATCACGCCGGTGCCCGGCGGTGTCGGGCCCATGACCCGCGCCATGCTGCTCGCCAACACCCTTGAAGCCGCCGAACGCGCCGCAAAGTAA
- a CDS encoding response regulator transcription factor: protein MSLIPKKGTVYVVDDDEAVRDSLQWLLEGKDYRVRCFDSAESFLSRYDPREVACLIVDIRMGGMSGIELQDRLIERRSPLPIVVITGHGDVPMAVDSMKKGAMDFIQKPFNDEALVALVERMLEHARGAFAQHQQSASRDALLSKLTGREAQVLERIVAGRLNKQIADDLGISIKTVEAHRANIMEKLNANTVADLLKIALGQAAPAKA, encoded by the coding sequence ATGAGTTTGATTCCCAAGAAGGGCACGGTGTATGTCGTTGATGACGACGAGGCGGTTCGTGATTCGTTGCAATGGTTGCTCGAGGGCAAGGACTACCGGGTCCGCTGCTTCGATTCGGCCGAATCGTTCCTCTCCCGCTACGACCCGCGCGAAGTCGCCTGCCTGATCGTCGACATCCGCATGGGCGGCATGTCGGGCATCGAGCTGCAAGACCGCCTGATCGAACGCCGCTCGCCGCTGCCGATCGTGGTCATCACCGGTCACGGCGACGTGCCGATGGCGGTCGACAGCATGAAGAAGGGCGCGATGGACTTCATCCAGAAGCCCTTCAACGACGAGGCCCTCGTGGCCCTGGTCGAGCGGATGCTCGAACACGCCCGCGGCGCCTTTGCCCAGCACCAGCAGTCCGCCAGCCGCGACGCCCTGTTGTCCAAGCTCACCGGCCGCGAAGCGCAGGTGCTGGAACGCATCGTGGCGGGCCGGCTCAACAAGCAGATCGCCGACGACCTCGGCATCAGCATCAAGACGGTCGAGGCGCACCGCGCCAACATCATGGAAAAGCTCAACGCGAACACCGTGGCCGACCTGCTGAAGATCGCCCTCGGCCAGGCGGCTCCCGCCAAGGCCTAG